Proteins from a single region of Ascaphus truei isolate aAscTru1 unplaced genomic scaffold, aAscTru1.hap1 HAP1_SCAFFOLD_718, whole genome shotgun sequence:
- the GPKOW gene encoding G-patch domain and KOW motifs-containing protein produces MAAAGSSQAPISFGFSRSSRKILTGRRDTEAPEKDTREYLLGAEGRELLSVNPAPVSKPLVIPLINKNKWIRLDKAPEKAEDAEPQTEDEKVLSQAVKELIAESRRSQEDESELDETLRIPLLMQNRVPVGYEDGDKVDVALRPESAEAADYEAVPVEQYGMAMLRGMGWKQGEGIGRTFKQDVKPLEQKLRPKGLGLGADRTALKELEPQKRRRPLKPGEEPPEEERGLGTGSAVQIQSGTHKDLYGKVEGVDPDNARAMVRLAISDNVVTVSQFSLRLVSSAEYAKYAKDLSRVSKASQDPENAKEPHGEHSREGAQRRRGGEERREKSRNGETSGREKRQRPRSPTSERARRKRNETEAGKVKLLIGWLHRDLQVRFIDKRYKGGKYYNCKVLVEDVLSPGSCVCRTENGHMLEDIRQDMLETVIPKQEGECVMVVLGEHRGQVGKILHRDKEKSQALVHLQEQDAGVTLSYDVICRYTGEQED; encoded by the exons ATGGCGGCTGCTGGGTCCTCCCAGGCTCCCATCTCCTTCGGTTTCAGCCGCAGCTCGAGGAAGATACTTACCGGGCGGAGAGACACCGAGGCCCCGGAGAAAGACACACGGGAGTATCTGCTgggggcggaggggagagagCTGCTCAG TGTAAACCCTGCCCCAGTCTCCAAGCCGCTGGTAATTCCCCTTATCAACAAGAACAAGTGGATCCGACTCGACAAGGCCCCGGAGAAAGCTGAAGATGCCGAGCCTCAGActgaggatgagaaggtgctgtcTCAGGCAGTTAAAGAGCTGATTGCAG AATCCCGGCGGTCTCAGGAGGATGAATCCGAATTGGACGAAACACTCCGCATCCCGCTGCTCATGCAGAACCGCGTCCCCGTTGGTTACGAAGACGGAGACAAGGTGGACGTCGCTCTGCGGCCGGAGTCC GCGGAGGCTGCAGACTACGAGGCCGTGCCGGTGGAGCAGTACGGGATGGCCATGCTGAGAGGGATGGgctggaaacagggagagggcaTCGGCCGTACCTTCAAACA GGATGTGAAGCCGTTGGAGCAGAAGCTGCGTCCGAAGGGTCTGGGATTGGGCGCTGACCGCACGGCTCTCAAGGAGCTGGAGCCACAGAAGCGTCGGAGACCCCTGAAACCAGGAGAAGAGCCGCCAGAGGAGGAGCGCGGTCTGGGAACAGGGAGTGCTGTGCAAATACAGAGCGGGACTCATAAAGATCTGtatgggaag gTAGAGGGAGTTGACCCGGATAATGCCCGGGCGATGGTGAGGCTCGCCATTAGCGACAATGTGGTGACCGTGTCCCAGTTCTCTCTACGATTGGTCAGCAGCGCAGAATATGCGAAGTACGCAAAGGATTTGA GTCGGGTAAGTAAAGCCTCGCAGGATCCGGAAAACGCGAAGGAGCCTCACGGGGAACACTCGCGCGAgggagcgcagcgcaggaggggtggggaggagcgCAGGGAGAAGAGCAGGAATGGAGAGACTAGcggcagagagaagagacagcggCCGAGGAGCCCGACCAGCGAGAGGGCGAGAAGAAAAAGAAACGAGACAGAAGCCGGAAAGGTGAAGTTATTAATCGG TTGGTTACATCGAGACCTGCAAGTTCGATTCATTGACAAACGCTACAAAGGAGGAAAATACTACAACTGCAag GTGTTGGTGGAAGATGTTCTGAGCCCTGGCAGCTGTGTGTGTCGTACGGAGAATGGGCATATGCTCGAGG ATATAAGACAAGACATGCTGGAGACTGTAATACCCAAGCAGGAAGGAGAATGTGTCATGGTGGTGTTGGGAGAGCATCGTGGACAG